In one Saccharibacillus brassicae genomic region, the following are encoded:
- a CDS encoding nucleoside hydrolase has protein sequence MKTPVYFNHDGGVDDLVSLFLLLQMDDIEVTGVSVIPADGYLEPATDASRKIIDRFGRGRAVEVSKSNSRGKNPFPAEWRMHSFFVDALPILNESGRMDAPLSPLPAHRHLIETVKRTEGQTTLLFTGPLTDLARALDEAPEIEQKISRLFWMGGTFQAGNVQEPEHDGTAEWNVFWDPESADRVFRSGIEIDLVALESTNKVPLTLAVRNRWASERRFEGVDFLGQCYAFCPPLVYMETNSTYYLWDVLTTASLGKPELVERRTVNAIVIPDGPSQGRTVETAEGRPVQLVHDVDGAGFFDYVTELAKGSAPERI, from the coding sequence TTGAAAACACCTGTATATTTCAATCATGACGGCGGAGTGGACGATTTGGTCTCGCTGTTTCTGCTGCTGCAAATGGACGACATCGAAGTCACCGGCGTCTCGGTCATTCCGGCCGACGGTTATCTGGAGCCGGCTACCGATGCCAGCCGCAAGATCATCGACCGCTTCGGCAGAGGCCGGGCCGTCGAAGTGTCCAAATCGAACTCGCGCGGCAAAAATCCGTTCCCGGCCGAATGGCGCATGCATTCGTTCTTCGTGGACGCGCTGCCGATTCTGAACGAATCGGGCCGCATGGACGCGCCGCTGTCGCCGCTTCCGGCGCATCGCCATCTGATCGAGACGGTGAAGCGTACCGAAGGGCAGACGACGCTGCTGTTCACCGGCCCGTTGACCGATCTCGCGCGAGCACTGGACGAAGCGCCGGAGATCGAGCAGAAGATCTCGCGCCTGTTCTGGATGGGCGGCACGTTCCAGGCCGGCAACGTGCAGGAACCGGAACATGACGGCACGGCCGAATGGAACGTGTTTTGGGACCCGGAATCGGCCGACCGCGTGTTCCGCAGCGGTATCGAGATCGACCTGGTCGCGCTGGAGAGCACGAACAAAGTGCCGTTGACGCTCGCGGTGCGCAATCGCTGGGCTTCGGAACGCCGCTTCGAAGGCGTCGATTTCCTCGGCCAGTGCTACGCGTTCTGCCCGCCGCTCGTCTATATGGAGACGAACTCCACCTATTATCTGTGGGACGTGCTGACGACCGCTTCGCTCGGCAAGCCGGAACTGGTGGAACGCCGCACCGTGAACGCGATCGTCATCCCCGACGGCCCGAGCCAGGGCCGCACGGTCGAGACGGCCGAAGGACGCCCTGTCCAGCTCGTCCACGACGTGGACGGCGCCGGCTTCTTCGATTACGTCACGGAGCTTGCGAAGGGGTCCGCGCCCGAGCGTATATAA
- a CDS encoding Dps family protein, protein METVKTNVNVDTTVELHRALNKQVADWSVLYTKLHNYHWYVKGTHFFTLHAKFEELYNAATLRMDEVAERLLTIGGSPAATLREHLELTSVSEARGDETAEQMVETLVRDFRAESAELQEAIQIAGALEDKVTEDMLIGMQTAVDKDAWMLEAYMGR, encoded by the coding sequence ATGGAAACCGTCAAAACGAACGTAAACGTCGATACTACCGTCGAATTGCATCGCGCGCTCAATAAACAGGTCGCTGACTGGTCCGTCCTCTACACGAAGCTGCATAACTACCACTGGTACGTCAAAGGCACGCATTTCTTCACCCTGCACGCCAAATTCGAAGAACTGTACAACGCCGCCACGCTGCGCATGGACGAAGTGGCGGAGCGCCTGCTCACGATCGGCGGATCGCCTGCCGCGACGCTGCGCGAACACCTCGAACTGACCAGCGTGTCCGAAGCAAGAGGCGACGAGACCGCCGAGCAGATGGTCGAAACGCTGGTGCGCGATTTCCGCGCCGAATCGGCCGAACTTCAGGAAGCGATTCAGATCGCGGGAGCGCTTGAAGACAAAGTCACCGAAGACATGCTGATCGGCATGCAGACGGCCGTCGACAAAGACGCCTGGATGCTGGAAGCCTACATGGGCCGCTAA